From a single Halogeometricum sp. S3BR5-2 genomic region:
- a CDS encoding winged helix-turn-helix domain-containing protein translates to MATNDPQSAEGNPPEDPRDLLSEESVLGLDEYLAMHAAVGHRTRYEILYRLVHSGDMSPKELEEAIGIDDSTLHYHLNKLVEVGLVEKRQRTDRGQDGLHTYYRATVFGDVTLTEGVDELIRGEQEFEEMYDSSASPGTGSSE, encoded by the coding sequence ATGGCGACGAACGACCCCCAGTCGGCCGAGGGCAACCCGCCGGAGGACCCGCGGGATCTGCTCTCGGAGGAGAGCGTCCTCGGTCTCGACGAGTATCTCGCTATGCACGCCGCTGTGGGGCATCGGACGCGGTACGAGATTCTCTACCGACTCGTCCATAGCGGGGACATGAGTCCCAAAGAACTGGAGGAAGCGATAGGCATCGACGATAGCACCCTCCACTACCACCTCAACAAACTCGTCGAGGTCGGTCTCGTCGAGAAACGCCAGCGGACCGACCGAGGTCAAGACGGCTTGCACACGTACTACCGAGCGACCGTCTTCGGAGACGTGACGCTCACCGAGGGCGTCGACGAGCTCATCCGCGGCGAGCAGGAGTTCGAAGAGATGTACGATAGTTCGGCGTCGCCGGGCACCGGTTCTTCCGAGTGA
- a CDS encoding DUF7509 family protein codes for MTAVITRDLIVDRLGNVPYDRFLCYLMGPYKSFNLEYVLSEEERRDIDVEELPGPLRRLFQSKDDIDAAQALLRRVQGELRVDPGVNAFLALDVDVDTDDVDAATQSVEYTRCSNATAFVLPFLGHNFGVGEEAGSILESLSETHGERLLFVRERDVTSAMIRSANTRWDLRIETYDTEAELVEKLRLFVGGIMHRERRGELGRLD; via the coding sequence ATGACCGCGGTGATCACGCGCGACTTGATCGTCGACCGATTGGGGAACGTCCCGTATGACCGGTTTCTCTGCTATCTGATGGGTCCGTACAAGTCGTTTAATCTCGAGTACGTCCTCAGCGAAGAGGAGCGACGGGATATCGACGTCGAGGAACTCCCGGGTCCATTGCGACGACTCTTTCAGAGCAAGGACGACATCGATGCGGCGCAGGCGCTCTTGCGTCGCGTACAGGGCGAACTTCGCGTCGATCCGGGGGTGAACGCGTTTTTAGCTCTCGACGTCGACGTGGACACCGACGACGTAGACGCGGCGACGCAGAGCGTCGAGTACACGAGATGCAGTAACGCGACAGCCTTCGTGCTACCGTTTCTCGGGCATAACTTCGGCGTCGGCGAGGAAGCCGGGAGTATCCTCGAATCACTCTCGGAGACGCACGGCGAGCGGTTGCTCTTCGTACGCGAGCGTGACGTCACGAGTGCGATGATTCGGTCGGCAAACACACGCTGGGACCTCCGTATCGAAACGTACGACACGGAAGCGGAGCTCGTCGAGAAACTCCGACTGTTCGTCGGTGGTATTATGCATCGAGAACGACGGGGCGAACTCGGTCGGTTGGACTAA
- a CDS encoding amidohydrolase family protein, which yields MHIIRNATLHTATDRGTVEGDLLVEGGKIAAVGDVDAPDEATELDVDGAPVTPGLVDAHSHAGMAEWGEPEDGDYNEGTDPVTPHVNALDGFHPRDEELKYAFQNGVTSVSARMGSGNVVGGVICSMKTYGDIADRMLIREDGMKAAMGENPKRFHGERKDRQPSTRPGVAATLRQALMNAEDYVDKRSKAAEEGDPFDRDLGMENLARVVEGDLPLRVHAHRADDIVTVFRIAEEFGIDDLSIEHATEGHLVAEEFVTHGVPAVCGPSLYSGAKYELRNITFETPGILHEAGVKVAVQTDAPVVPQRHLDVCVGLAVREGLPEEAALDVVTRNPAEILGIEDRVGTLEEGTDADIVVWDGPFHQFDTSAQHVFVDGEHVFDRAEDSVDPREEWQW from the coding sequence ATGCACATCATTCGCAACGCGACGCTCCACACGGCGACGGACCGGGGAACGGTCGAAGGGGACTTACTCGTCGAAGGCGGGAAGATAGCCGCTGTTGGCGACGTGGACGCACCCGACGAGGCAACCGAGTTGGACGTCGACGGCGCGCCGGTCACCCCCGGCCTCGTCGACGCGCACAGTCACGCCGGGATGGCCGAATGGGGCGAACCCGAGGACGGCGACTACAACGAGGGGACCGACCCGGTCACGCCGCACGTCAACGCCCTCGACGGCTTCCACCCGCGCGACGAGGAACTGAAGTACGCCTTCCAGAACGGCGTCACCAGCGTCTCCGCGCGGATGGGGTCGGGGAACGTCGTCGGCGGCGTCATCTGCTCGATGAAGACGTACGGCGATATCGCCGACCGGATGCTCATCCGCGAGGACGGGATGAAAGCCGCCATGGGGGAGAACCCCAAGCGCTTCCACGGCGAACGGAAGGACCGCCAGCCCTCGACCCGACCGGGCGTCGCCGCGACGCTCAGACAGGCGCTGATGAACGCCGAGGACTACGTCGACAAGCGCTCGAAGGCCGCCGAAGAGGGCGACCCGTTCGACCGCGACTTGGGTATGGAGAACCTCGCCCGCGTCGTGGAGGGCGACCTCCCCCTGCGCGTCCACGCCCACCGCGCCGACGACATCGTGACGGTCTTCCGCATTGCCGAGGAGTTCGGTATCGACGACCTCTCTATCGAGCACGCGACGGAGGGTCACCTCGTCGCCGAGGAGTTCGTCACGCACGGCGTCCCCGCCGTCTGCGGCCCGTCGCTGTACTCCGGCGCGAAGTACGAACTCCGGAACATCACGTTCGAGACGCCGGGCATCCTCCACGAGGCGGGCGTGAAAGTGGCCGTTCAGACCGACGCGCCGGTCGTCCCCCAGCGACATCTCGACGTCTGCGTCGGCCTCGCCGTCCGCGAGGGTCTGCCCGAAGAAGCCGCCTTGGACGTGGTCACGCGCAACCCCGCGGAAATTCTGGGTATCGAGGACCGCGTCGGCACACTCGAAGAGGGAACCGACGCCGATATCGTCGTCTGGGACGGTCCATTCCACCAGTTCGACACGAGCGCCCAGCACGTCTTCGTGGACGGCGAACACGTGTTCGACCGCGCGGAGGACAGCGTCGACCCGCGCGAGGAGTGGCAGTGGTAG
- a CDS encoding hydroxypyruvate isomerase family protein has product MSFTVSANANMVFGVDDPVDAVAEVADLGLEAVEFWGIEDVDAETLRDRCDEHGVSVSASTCVGVAANTQGEGPGLTDPSLHEEGVSDLERSVELGEAVGVDALVVTVGPERDDLPPGAEHRAVVNALRDAAPAAEAAGIDLVVEPLNNPVDHPGYYLDSSYEAYEIVDAVDSSAVSVLFDVYHQQITEGNVIQNLTEHVEFVGYVHVADVPGRREPGTGELNYARIFEALDDAGYDGYVGLEYSPSTDAAATVERVLDFVP; this is encoded by the coding sequence ATGAGCTTCACCGTCAGCGCGAACGCCAACATGGTGTTCGGAGTCGACGACCCGGTGGACGCCGTCGCGGAAGTCGCCGACCTCGGACTCGAAGCGGTCGAGTTCTGGGGTATCGAGGACGTCGACGCCGAAACCCTCCGCGACCGCTGCGACGAACACGGCGTCTCCGTGTCGGCGTCGACGTGCGTCGGCGTCGCGGCCAACACGCAGGGGGAGGGACCCGGCCTCACGGACCCCTCGCTGCACGAGGAGGGGGTCTCGGACCTCGAACGCTCGGTCGAACTGGGCGAGGCGGTCGGCGTCGACGCCTTGGTGGTCACGGTCGGCCCCGAGCGGGACGACCTGCCGCCGGGCGCCGAACACCGCGCCGTCGTCAACGCCCTCCGGGACGCCGCGCCCGCCGCGGAGGCGGCGGGTATCGACCTCGTCGTCGAACCGCTCAACAATCCGGTCGACCACCCCGGGTACTATCTCGACTCCTCCTACGAGGCGTACGAAATCGTCGACGCGGTGGACAGCTCCGCAGTTTCAGTCCTCTTCGACGTCTACCACCAGCAGATAACCGAAGGCAACGTCATCCAGAACCTGACCGAACACGTCGAGTTCGTCGGGTACGTCCACGTCGCCGACGTGCCGGGACGACGCGAACCCGGAACGGGCGAACTCAACTACGCGCGAATCTTCGAGGCGCTGGATGACGCCGGCTACGACGGCTACGTCGGCCTCGAGTACTCGCCGTCGACCGACGCCGCGGCGACGGTCGAGCGCGTGCTCGACTTCGTCCCGTGA
- a CDS encoding Gfo/Idh/MocA family protein encodes MTVQLAFIGAGGIASVHLDNLESNERADVVAVCDIDDERATAAAETHGAAAFTDHREMYAEADFDAVVVGIPPFAHEDQERLAVEHGADLFVEKPLALDSETVRENAAAVAESDRLAQVGHMVRYVDLVQRATELVGERTVALVDGHWWCGIPGDADHWWRKKDLSGGQVVEQATHTYDAVRYFAGDVESVSAVGGEEVHDEELDFEDSTSASMRHETGAISHVSATSTSARFSHGISLTGEGFSLELDIGADTLVGTVDGEEVAFEGDGDPYDTEMRAFVEAVETRDESLLRSPYEDARKTFETTLAVERALETGESQRVAE; translated from the coding sequence ATGACCGTTCAACTGGCGTTTATCGGTGCGGGTGGTATCGCGTCCGTCCACCTCGACAACCTCGAATCGAACGAGCGGGCCGACGTCGTCGCGGTCTGCGACATCGACGACGAACGGGCGACGGCCGCCGCGGAGACGCACGGCGCGGCGGCGTTCACCGACCACCGCGAGATGTACGCGGAAGCGGACTTCGACGCCGTCGTCGTCGGGATTCCCCCGTTCGCACACGAGGATCAAGAGCGGCTCGCGGTCGAGCACGGAGCCGACCTGTTCGTCGAGAAACCGCTCGCGCTGGACAGCGAGACCGTCCGCGAGAACGCCGCGGCCGTCGCCGAGTCCGACCGCCTCGCGCAGGTCGGTCACATGGTCCGATACGTCGACTTGGTTCAGCGCGCGACGGAACTCGTCGGCGAGCGAACCGTCGCGCTCGTTGACGGGCACTGGTGGTGCGGCATCCCGGGCGATGCGGACCACTGGTGGCGGAAGAAGGACCTCTCGGGCGGGCAGGTCGTCGAGCAGGCGACACACACCTACGACGCGGTCCGGTACTTCGCCGGCGACGTCGAGTCCGTGTCGGCCGTCGGCGGCGAGGAAGTGCACGACGAGGAACTCGACTTCGAGGACTCCACCTCGGCGTCGATGCGACACGAGACGGGCGCGATCAGCCACGTCTCGGCCACGTCCACCTCCGCGCGGTTCTCCCACGGGATCAGTCTGACCGGCGAGGGCTTCTCGCTCGAACTCGACATCGGCGCCGACACCCTCGTCGGCACCGTCGACGGCGAGGAGGTAGCCTTCGAGGGCGACGGCGACCCGTACGACACCGAGATGCGGGCGTTCGTCGAGGCGGTCGAGACGCGGGACGAGTCGCTCCTGCGGTCGCCGTACGAGGACGCGCGGAAGACGTTCGAGACGACCCTCGCGGTCGAGCGCGCCCTGGAGACGGGCGAATCACAGCGGGTGGCCGAATGA
- a CDS encoding DUF7344 domain-containing protein encodes MRRTAVAPLSGGGRNRSLAPYLRNRRRRLAVSAVDAAGGSMELSALARWVTGVEKGVPTTVVCEETAREVCLSLYNNHLPALCAPAVLDIRPRESVVVAGERFAEAVGYLRQSR; translated from the coding sequence ATGCGGCGGACCGCGGTCGCACCGCTCTCCGGGGGCGGACGAAACCGCTCTCTGGCGCCCTACCTGCGAAATCGGCGACGGCGCCTAGCCGTTTCAGCCGTCGACGCGGCCGGCGGGTCGATGGAGTTGAGCGCACTCGCTCGATGGGTTACGGGGGTCGAAAAGGGCGTTCCTACCACCGTGGTGTGCGAGGAGACGGCGCGAGAGGTGTGTCTATCCCTCTACAACAACCACCTGCCCGCTCTCTGCGCACCCGCCGTCCTCGACATCCGTCCGCGGGAGTCCGTCGTCGTCGCCGGAGAGCGGTTCGCGGAGGCCGTGGGCTACCTCCGGCAATCGCGGTAG